One window of the Salvia splendens isolate huo1 chromosome 1, SspV2, whole genome shotgun sequence genome contains the following:
- the LOC121803388 gene encoding NAC domain-containing protein 83-like isoform X2 translates to MEIANLPIGFRFNPTDAELLYYLKKKVLSLPLPANVIPELEAFQFNPWDLPGGLNEKRFFFCKRKKNLMSKCSSCGYWKSSGKEKQIVAGESNHVIGMMKTFVFYQGRNMKTQWIMQEFTIAGHLKTPFLDQRLMMKVGNWVVCRLYQRVMRARNHGAAELGHSIAQTTPFIPMSPWSSSEITDISSSDLDE, encoded by the exons ATGGAGATTGCGAATCTTCCAATTGGTTTCAGATTCAACCCCACCGATGCAGAGCTTCTGTACTATTTAAAGAAAAAGGTTTTGTCTTTGCCATTGCCAGCAAATGTCATTCCTGAATTGGAAGCTTTCCAATTCAATCCATGGGATTTGCCTG GTGGGTTGAATGAGAAGAGGTTTTTCTTCTGCAAAAGGAAGAAGAATTTGATGAGCAAATGCAGCAGTTGTGGGTACTGGAAATCAAGTGGCAAGGAAAAGCAGATTGTGGCTGGAGAGAGCAATCATGTGATTGGAATGATGAAAACATTTGTTTTTTATCAGGGTAGGAACATGAAGACTCAATGGATTATGCAAGAATTCACTATTGCTGGCCATCTCAAGACACCATTCTTGGATCAG AGGCTGATGATGAAAGTGGGGAATTGGGTTGTTTGCCGTTTGTACCAAAGGGTGATGAGAGCAAGAAATCATGGGGCAGCAGAGTTAGGACACTCCATTGCTCAAACGACGCCGTTTATACCGATGTCGCCGTGGTCGTCGAGTGAGATCACTGACATCTCTTCTAGTGATTTAGATGAGTAG
- the LOC121803388 gene encoding NAC domain-containing protein 83-like isoform X1, producing MEIANLPIGFRFNPTDAELLYYLKKKVLSLPLPANVIPELEAFQFNPWDLPEISKQRSDFGEGGLNEKRFFFCKRKKNLMSKCSSCGYWKSSGKEKQIVAGESNHVIGMMKTFVFYQGRNMKTQWIMQEFTIAGHLKTPFLDQRLMMKVGNWVVCRLYQRVMRARNHGAAELGHSIAQTTPFIPMSPWSSSEITDISSSDLDE from the exons ATGGAGATTGCGAATCTTCCAATTGGTTTCAGATTCAACCCCACCGATGCAGAGCTTCTGTACTATTTAAAGAAAAAGGTTTTGTCTTTGCCATTGCCAGCAAATGTCATTCCTGAATTGGAAGCTTTCCAATTCAATCCATGGGATTTGCCTG AAATTTCAAAACAAAGGTCTGATTTTGGTGAAGGTGGGTTGAATGAGAAGAGGTTTTTCTTCTGCAAAAGGAAGAAGAATTTGATGAGCAAATGCAGCAGTTGTGGGTACTGGAAATCAAGTGGCAAGGAAAAGCAGATTGTGGCTGGAGAGAGCAATCATGTGATTGGAATGATGAAAACATTTGTTTTTTATCAGGGTAGGAACATGAAGACTCAATGGATTATGCAAGAATTCACTATTGCTGGCCATCTCAAGACACCATTCTTGGATCAG AGGCTGATGATGAAAGTGGGGAATTGGGTTGTTTGCCGTTTGTACCAAAGGGTGATGAGAGCAAGAAATCATGGGGCAGCAGAGTTAGGACACTCCATTGCTCAAACGACGCCGTTTATACCGATGTCGCCGTGGTCGTCGAGTGAGATCACTGACATCTCTTCTAGTGATTTAGATGAGTAG